A region of the bacterium genome:
GCGTGGCGAGTGGAGGGCGAGACGTCTCGGTCTTCAGCCCTCAACCGAAAGGGAGGCCGCGAGGCCCCCCTTTTCAATCGAGCTGATCTGCACTCAGCTACTTGAGGACGAACGTCACCTTCATGTTGACGCAGTACTCGGTGACCTTGCCGTCTTCGACGTTGACCTTCATCTCGTTGATCCAGGCGCCCTTGATCTTGTCGAGAGTC
Encoded here:
- a CDS encoding dodecin domain-containing protein, yielding MSVAKVTEISACSSKSFEDAIATGIERANKTLDKIKGAWINEMKVNVEDGKVTEYCVNMKVTFVLK